A section of the Aquipuribacter hungaricus genome encodes:
- the rpsK gene encoding 30S ribosomal protein S11, translating into MPPKTRAASAARKPRRKERKNIAAGVAHIKSTFNNTIVSITDPGGNVIAWASSGQVGFKGSRKSTPFAAQMAAEAAARRAQEHGMKKVDVLVKGPGSGRETAIRSLTAAGLEIGAISDVTPQPHNGCRPPKRRRV; encoded by the coding sequence ATGCCACCCAAGACCCGAGCCGCGTCCGCCGCGCGCAAGCCGCGCCGCAAGGAGCGGAAGAACATCGCCGCGGGCGTCGCCCACATCAAGAGCACCTTCAACAACACCATCGTGTCGATCACCGACCCGGGCGGGAACGTCATCGCCTGGGCCTCCTCGGGCCAGGTCGGCTTCAAGGGCTCGCGCAAGTCGACGCCCTTCGCCGCGCAGATGGCCGCCGAGGCCGCCGCGCGCCGTGCGCAGGAGCACGGGATGAAGAAGGTCGACGTCCTGGTCAAGGGGCCGGGCTCCGGCCGCGAGACGGCGATCCGGTCCCTGACCGCCGCCGGCCTTGAGATCGGTGCGATCTCCGACGTCACCCCGCAGCCGCACAACGGCTGCCGCCCGCCCAAGCGCCGCCGCGTCTGA
- the rpmJ gene encoding 50S ribosomal protein L36, producing MKVKPSVKKICDNCKVIRRHGRVMVICTNLRHKQRQG from the coding sequence ATGAAGGTCAAGCCCAGCGTCAAGAAGATCTGCGACAACTGCAAGGTGATCCGCCGTCACGGCCGGGTCATGGTGATCTGCACCAACCTGCGCCACAAGCAGCGCCAGGGCTGA
- the rpsM gene encoding 30S ribosomal protein S13, translating into MARLVGVDLPREKRVEIALTYVFGIGRTRSHETLAATGISPDVRVKDLTEDQLVALRTYIEATYRVEGDLRREVAADIRRKVEIGSYEGLRHRRHLPVRGQRTKTNARTRKGPKRTVAGKKKVGKK; encoded by the coding sequence ATGGCACGTCTCGTCGGTGTCGACCTCCCCCGCGAGAAGCGGGTCGAGATCGCGCTCACCTACGTCTTCGGCATCGGCCGGACCCGGTCCCACGAGACCCTCGCGGCGACGGGCATCAGCCCCGACGTCCGCGTGAAGGACCTCACCGAGGACCAGCTCGTCGCGCTCCGCACCTACATCGAGGCCACGTACCGCGTCGAGGGCGACCTCCGCCGCGAGGTGGCCGCCGACATCCGGCGCAAGGTGGAGATCGGCTCCTACGAGGGCCTGCGCCACCGCCGCCACCTGCCCGTCCGCGGCCAGCGCACCAAGACCAACGCACGTACCCGGAAGGGTCCGAAGCGGACCGTCGCCGGCAAGAAGAAGGTCGGCAAGAAGTGA